The following proteins are co-located in the Polymorphospora rubra genome:
- a CDS encoding right-handed parallel beta-helix repeat-containing protein, translating to MSRQVLTVGGGRPGAFPTIGAAIARAEPGATITVHPGRYVEKLVVGNRITISAESGGSVEVHVEEGTVLTVHGEGAHLRGITLSSDDPKLAAVDVYAGEAALDDCRISGAAWVTLLARLEGTLALRHCEIRSSAGAGIVVTSPGASTVEDTVVREVATSGIVVSDRGAVTLRRCRAEQTGANSICVNGDGRVVVEQFDIVGAGKPALVVEQRGHARINKLSVRESGNVDVFMRGEVDVVVTHSEFTGAALQAVHIAGGAAPRFEHCTFGSAGRSAAHVTGEARPTFADCHFVDSPVGVTVEAKSAPSFEGMTVRGSSRHAAVVTGAASMTVHRMRATVATGAGLLVQAGAEVNGADLVLDAGGANALELGESARGTIREARFTGTAATCVVVGAGAALSLQSAVLHGAGLQVTGDGDLRLRDTELIDASGDGLRVGAAGTVTAGQVRVRGAGRAGVRLERGAQGSFTDCEVLDSGAAGFDVETAEPVSITRCVIRDSGGEDLRRADDAQLTVVSLTTGGAARSAAPVSPAAPPSGYAPERSPDPDTDSGEEEAEDELSGPLRELNSLIGLRGVKQEVTALINLIKMAQVRQQMGLPMPPMSRHLVFAGPPGTGKTTVARLYGSVLAELGILAKGHMIEAARADLVGQYIGSTAIKTTELVMKAIGGVLFIDEAYTLSAGSGGSGPDFGQEAIDALMKIMEDHRDDLVVIVAGYSELMEKFLESNPGLASRFTRTIEFPNYSVEELVTITSNLCRKHYYELTDDATDALTTYFERVPRNSTFGNGRVARKLFEAMINNQASRLATTPPTKDTEINRLVAEDLAPELRLLEELPVEQRNATDAASNPTGAINASQSWQRVCRLLGAPEVRDAVGATLLRLCELRNRRRSYGRHGNVLLAGAAGSGRSEFARHYAAGLSELDLVPVGQLVRVSTAGQLAPQWPGQTPSLVRAALQDAAGGTLLIDYVEDDGGPEIVESLVAQLRAGLGDPVVILLGEPSALTRLGAVVPGLTEVFGQEWKIPEFGVAELAEIVVRHLVRHGHDVPDDVRAALAGLVGQLPDRTVRAAHQLSRSLTRATGSRTLALADLNGLVGRHAPAVVGIRRSGGLAAVG from the coding sequence ATGAGTCGACAGGTCCTGACGGTGGGGGGCGGCCGGCCCGGTGCCTTCCCGACGATCGGCGCGGCGATCGCCCGCGCCGAGCCCGGTGCCACCATCACCGTGCACCCCGGCCGGTACGTCGAGAAGCTGGTCGTCGGCAACCGGATCACCATCAGCGCCGAGTCCGGCGGCAGTGTCGAGGTGCATGTGGAGGAGGGCACCGTCCTCACCGTCCATGGGGAGGGTGCCCACCTGCGCGGCATCACGCTGTCGAGCGACGACCCGAAGCTGGCCGCGGTCGACGTCTACGCCGGCGAGGCGGCGCTGGACGACTGCCGGATCAGCGGTGCCGCCTGGGTGACGCTGCTCGCCCGGCTGGAGGGCACGCTGGCGCTGCGGCACTGCGAGATCCGCTCCTCGGCGGGGGCCGGGATCGTGGTCACCTCACCGGGCGCGAGCACGGTCGAGGACACCGTGGTCCGGGAGGTCGCCACCTCCGGCATCGTGGTCAGCGACCGGGGCGCGGTGACGCTGCGGCGTTGCCGCGCGGAGCAGACCGGGGCGAACAGCATCTGCGTCAACGGGGACGGCCGGGTCGTCGTCGAGCAGTTCGACATCGTCGGCGCCGGCAAGCCCGCGCTCGTGGTGGAACAGCGGGGCCACGCCCGGATCAACAAGCTCAGCGTGCGGGAGAGCGGCAACGTCGACGTCTTCATGCGCGGCGAGGTCGACGTCGTCGTCACCCACTCGGAGTTCACCGGCGCGGCGTTGCAGGCCGTGCACATCGCCGGTGGCGCCGCCCCGAGGTTCGAGCACTGCACCTTCGGTTCGGCGGGACGTAGCGCCGCACACGTCACCGGCGAGGCGCGGCCGACGTTCGCCGACTGCCACTTCGTCGACTCGCCGGTCGGGGTGACCGTCGAGGCGAAGAGCGCGCCGAGCTTCGAGGGGATGACCGTCCGGGGCAGCAGCCGGCACGCGGCGGTCGTCACCGGCGCGGCGTCGATGACCGTGCACCGGATGCGCGCCACCGTGGCCACGGGAGCCGGTCTGCTGGTGCAGGCCGGTGCCGAGGTCAACGGCGCCGACCTGGTGCTCGACGCCGGAGGCGCCAACGCGCTCGAACTGGGGGAGTCGGCGCGGGGCACGATCCGCGAGGCCCGGTTCACCGGTACGGCGGCCACCTGCGTCGTGGTCGGTGCCGGTGCGGCGCTCTCCCTGCAGTCGGCCGTGCTGCACGGCGCCGGGCTCCAGGTGACCGGAGACGGGGACCTGCGGCTGCGCGACACCGAGCTGATCGACGCCAGCGGCGACGGCCTGCGGGTCGGTGCGGCCGGCACGGTGACCGCCGGCCAGGTCCGGGTGCGCGGCGCCGGCCGGGCGGGGGTACGGCTGGAGCGCGGCGCCCAGGGCAGCTTCACCGACTGCGAGGTGCTGGACAGCGGCGCCGCCGGGTTCGACGTGGAGACCGCCGAGCCGGTTTCGATCACCCGGTGCGTGATCCGCGACAGCGGCGGCGAGGACCTCCGCCGGGCCGACGACGCCCAGCTGACCGTGGTGTCGCTGACCACCGGCGGGGCCGCCCGGTCCGCGGCCCCCGTCTCTCCGGCGGCACCCCCGTCCGGGTACGCCCCCGAGCGGTCGCCCGACCCGGACACCGATTCCGGGGAGGAGGAGGCGGAGGACGAGTTGAGCGGACCGCTGCGCGAGCTGAACAGCCTGATCGGGCTGCGCGGGGTGAAGCAGGAGGTCACCGCGCTGATCAACCTGATCAAGATGGCGCAGGTCCGGCAGCAGATGGGTCTGCCGATGCCGCCGATGAGCCGCCACCTGGTATTCGCCGGCCCGCCCGGCACCGGTAAGACCACGGTCGCCCGGCTCTACGGCTCGGTCCTGGCGGAACTGGGCATCCTCGCCAAGGGGCACATGATCGAGGCGGCCCGGGCGGACCTGGTCGGCCAGTACATCGGCTCGACGGCGATCAAGACCACCGAACTGGTCATGAAGGCGATCGGCGGTGTGCTCTTCATCGACGAGGCGTACACGCTCTCGGCCGGCTCCGGCGGCTCCGGCCCGGACTTCGGCCAGGAGGCCATCGACGCGCTCATGAAGATCATGGAGGACCACCGCGACGATCTCGTGGTGATCGTGGCGGGGTACTCCGAACTCATGGAGAAGTTCCTCGAGTCCAACCCCGGTCTCGCCTCCCGGTTCACCCGGACGATCGAGTTCCCGAACTACTCGGTCGAGGAACTGGTCACCATCACCTCGAACCTGTGCCGCAAGCACTACTACGAGCTGACCGACGACGCGACCGACGCGCTGACCACGTACTTCGAGCGGGTTCCGCGCAACTCCACGTTCGGTAACGGTCGGGTCGCCCGCAAACTCTTCGAGGCGATGATCAACAACCAGGCGTCCCGGTTGGCCACCACCCCGCCGACGAAGGACACCGAGATCAACCGGCTCGTCGCCGAGGATCTCGCCCCGGAGCTGCGGCTGCTGGAGGAGCTGCCGGTCGAGCAGCGGAACGCCACCGACGCGGCCAGCAACCCGACCGGCGCGATCAACGCCTCGCAGAGCTGGCAGCGGGTCTGCCGCCTGCTCGGTGCGCCCGAGGTCCGCGACGCGGTCGGCGCGACCCTGCTGCGCCTCTGCGAGCTGCGCAACCGGCGCCGCTCGTACGGCCGGCACGGCAACGTCCTGCTCGCCGGGGCCGCCGGCAGCGGTCGCAGCGAGTTCGCCCGGCACTACGCGGCCGGCCTGTCCGAACTGGACCTGGTGCCGGTCGGGCAGCTGGTCCGGGTCTCCACCGCCGGCCAACTCGCGCCGCAGTGGCCCGGCCAGACCCCGAGCCTGGTCCGGGCCGCCCTGCAGGACGCGGCCGGCGGCACCCTGCTGATCGACTACGTCGAGGACGACGGCGGCCCGGAGATCGTCGAGTCGCTCGTCGCGCAGCTGCGCGCCGGTCTGGGCGACCCCGTGGTGATCCTGCTCGGCGAGCCGTCCGCGCTCACCCGCCTCGGTGCGGTGGTGCCCGGCCTCACCGAGGTGTTCGGCCAGGAGTGGAAAATCCCCGAGTTCGGTGTCGCCGAACTCGCCGAGATCGTCGTACGGCACCTGGTCCGGCACGGCCACGATGTCCCCGACGACGTGCGTGCCGCCCTGGCCGGGCTCGTCGGGCAGCTTCCCGACCGCACGGTCCGCGCCGCCCACCAGCTCTCGCGGAGCCTGACCCGGGCCACCGGGTCCCGCACCCTCGCGCTGGCCGACCTGAACGGGCTGGTCGGCCGCCACGCTCCGGCTGTCGTGGGGATCCGCCGCTCCGGCGGCCTCGCGGCGGTCGGCTGA
- a CDS encoding YbaB/EbfC family nucleoid-associated protein, whose product MSEPQQATIEELVAAGKAFEQRMRTAQVQLGHALVTGRSADGTVVVLASGLGQVKAVQVDPVVFDNRDVTALQNAITQSIRAAGANAAALARDKMGPIEINLH is encoded by the coding sequence ATGTCGGAACCACAGCAAGCCACGATCGAGGAACTGGTGGCGGCGGGGAAAGCGTTCGAGCAGCGGATGCGTACCGCGCAGGTGCAGCTCGGGCACGCCCTGGTCACCGGCCGCTCCGCGGACGGCACGGTCGTCGTGCTGGCCAGCGGCCTCGGCCAGGTGAAGGCGGTCCAGGTCGATCCGGTCGTCTTCGACAACCGTGACGTGACCGCCCTGCAGAACGCGATCACCCAGTCGATCCGGGCCGCCGGGGCGAACGCCGCCGCGCTCGCCCGGGACAAGATGGGGCCGATCGAGATCAATCTCCACTGA
- a CDS encoding protein kinase domain-containing protein has protein sequence MDTAYRVSPLSSNDPERLGDYLLVGRLGVGGMGVVYLAETDDGTFVAIKLIHAALAADLEFVGRFRSEVERARQVPPFCTAEFVDADLDHDPPYLVVEYVDGPNLEEVVSERGPLQGGALHSLAVGVATALAGIHGADVIHRDLKPDNVLLPPGSPKVIDFGIARPVDATSLHTRPDVMVGTVAYMAPERFSGDPSTPVTAAADIFAWGCVIAYAGTGRTPFQGDSPSATAGRILTQPPNLDGIPESLREPLSRALAKDPADRPTAQELVAMLLAGPSEQRPAAAGKPTAPPTMALPATPPPATPPPATPQPATTPPTRRAAGTRRTLVGALVAVLVLGGAALVYGTVNGTDTPRTTAHLPNTTLAESPAPTPSDSGSPARPPEESASPSSSETRTSRPAADDGPSPTPLAVQASTNPSRRNLALGRRVTASSSEGSAWVPAHAVDGDPVSRWGSGFSDDQWLMVDLGGQWQISEVLLRWEHAHAVSYRVEISADGDAWKTVYDTSAGRGGDVTISTDRVPGRYVRMTGTERSGHYGYSLYEIEVR, from the coding sequence GTGGACACTGCGTACCGCGTCAGTCCGCTGAGCTCGAACGATCCCGAACGGCTGGGTGACTACCTGCTGGTCGGCCGGCTCGGCGTGGGCGGTATGGGTGTGGTGTACCTCGCCGAGACCGACGACGGCACCTTCGTGGCGATCAAGCTCATCCACGCCGCGCTCGCCGCGGACCTGGAGTTCGTCGGCCGGTTCCGCAGCGAGGTCGAGCGGGCCCGGCAGGTGCCGCCCTTCTGCACGGCGGAGTTCGTCGACGCCGACCTCGACCACGATCCGCCCTATCTGGTCGTCGAGTACGTCGACGGGCCGAACCTGGAGGAGGTGGTCTCCGAGCGGGGGCCGCTGCAGGGCGGTGCCCTGCACTCGCTGGCGGTGGGGGTCGCCACCGCGTTGGCCGGCATCCACGGCGCGGACGTCATCCACCGCGATCTCAAGCCGGACAACGTCCTGCTGCCGCCGGGCAGCCCGAAGGTGATCGACTTCGGCATCGCCCGGCCGGTCGACGCGACCAGCCTGCACACCCGGCCGGACGTCATGGTCGGCACCGTCGCCTACATGGCGCCGGAGCGGTTCTCCGGGGATCCGAGCACGCCGGTGACCGCGGCGGCGGACATCTTCGCGTGGGGCTGCGTCATCGCCTACGCGGGCACCGGGCGGACGCCGTTCCAGGGCGATTCGCCGTCCGCGACCGCCGGACGCATCCTGACCCAGCCGCCGAACCTGGACGGCATCCCGGAGTCCCTGCGGGAGCCGTTGTCCCGCGCGCTGGCGAAGGACCCGGCCGACCGGCCGACCGCCCAGGAACTGGTCGCCATGCTCCTGGCCGGGCCGTCCGAGCAGCGGCCGGCGGCCGCCGGGAAGCCCACGGCGCCGCCGACCATGGCACTGCCGGCCACCCCGCCACCGGCCACCCCGCCACCGGCCACCCCACAGCCGGCCACCACACCGCCGACCCGGCGGGCGGCCGGCACGAGACGGACGCTGGTCGGTGCCCTGGTCGCCGTGCTGGTGCTCGGCGGGGCGGCGCTCGTCTACGGCACCGTCAACGGCACCGACACCCCCCGGACCACGGCCCACCTGCCGAACACCACGCTGGCCGAATCCCCCGCGCCGACCCCCTCCGACTCCGGTAGCCCGGCCCGACCGCCGGAGGAGAGCGCGTCGCCGTCGAGCAGCGAGACCCGGACGAGCCGGCCGGCGGCCGACGACGGGCCCTCGCCCACCCCGCTGGCCGTCCAGGCCTCGACGAACCCGAGCCGCCGCAACCTGGCCCTCGGCCGGCGCGTCACCGCCTCCAGCAGCGAGGGATCGGCGTGGGTGCCGGCGCACGCCGTGGACGGCGACCCGGTGAGCCGCTGGGGCAGCGGGTTCAGCGACGACCAGTGGCTGATGGTGGACCTGGGCGGCCAGTGGCAGATCAGCGAGGTCCTGCTGCGCTGGGAGCATGCCCACGCGGTCAGCTACCGGGTGGAGATCTCTGCCGACGGCGACGCCTGGAAGACGGTGTACGACACCAGCGCCGGCCGGGGCGGCGACGTGACGATCAGCACCGACCGGGTACCCGGACGCTATGTCCGGATGACCGGAACCGAGCGCTCCGGTCACTACGGCTACTCGCTGTACGAGATCGAGGTGCGCTGA